One Triticum dicoccoides isolate Atlit2015 ecotype Zavitan chromosome 5B, WEW_v2.0, whole genome shotgun sequence genomic window carries:
- the LOC119308185 gene encoding probable mediator of RNA polymerase II transcription subunit 26c: MDADGRLRRALAAFGGGDVWDLVDAALAAAAPADLRARRDGIVERLYAGARCRNCDAPESPPQPPRQPAEAASPAWQEEGEEEEEEADVDGLGLEEETDEGGGLESKILAIKDFLEDPDQSEEELVSLLQNLADMDITYKALQETDIGRHVNGLRKHPSGDVRQLVKLLVRKWKEIVDGWVRLHNSGGDGGNSILTDGDSPEKTQGKNYQNARVSDFKYTPSPPQRHSGLSSERSRNNNGFESTLERHRASPAPTYHTKQNNGNNYSTTSSSAPARAMREQKDNHLDEKLDSARKRLQENYQEAQNAKKQRTMQVLDIHDIPKPKNKNTFIRKPGGGGLPGRHR, translated from the exons ATGGACGCCGACGGTCGCCTCCGGCGCGCGCTCGCCGCCTTCGGGGGCGGAGACGTGTGGGACCTCGTCGATGCCGCGCTCGCCGCGGCCGCGCCAGCCGACCTCCGCGCGCGTCGTGACGGGATCGTGGAGCGGCTCTACGCCGGGGCCCGCTGCCGCAATTGCGATGCCCCCGAGAGTCCACCGCAGCCGCCGCGTCAGCCGGCCGAGGCCGCTTCTCCGGCCTggcaggaggagggggaggaggaggaggaggaggccgacgtgGATGGCCTCGGCCTGGAGGAGGAGACCGACGAGGGCGGCGGCTTGGAGAGCAAGATCCTGGCGATCAAGGATTTCTTGGAGGACCCCGACCAG TCGGAGGAGGAGCTCGTGAGCCTGCTGCAGAACCTGGCAGACATGGACATCACCTACAAGGCTCTCCAG GAGACGGACATCGGCCGACATGTGAATGGCCTGCGCAAGCACCCTTCGGGTGACGTCCGGCAGTTAGTGAAGCTGCTCGTCAG GAAATGGAAGGAGATAGTGGACGGCTGGGTGCGGCTCCACAACTCTGGTGGTGACGGTGGAAACTCGATCCTAA CTGATGGTGACTCTCCTGAGAAGACTCAAGGCAAAAACTACCAAAATGCCCGG GTTTCAGACTTCAAGTATACGCCCAGCCCACCACAGAGGCACA GTGGTTTGAGTTCAGAGCGGTCTAGGAATAACAATGGGTTCGAGTCGACACTGGAGAGGCATAGAGCAAGCCCAGCTCCTACGTATCATACGAAGCAGAACAATGGCAATAACTATTCAACTACTTCGTCATCTGCTCCAGCT AGGGCGATGAGGGAGCAGAAGGATAATCATTTGGACGAGAAGCTCGATTCAGCCAGAAAGAGGCTTCAAGAAAATTACCAGGAAGCACAAAATG CGAAAAAACAGAGGACAATGCAAGTGCTGGATATCCACGACATACCCAAGCCGAAAAATAAAAACACCTTCATCCGCAAGCCTGGTGGAGGTGGCCTCCCTGGCCGACATCGGTGA
- the LOC119308186 gene encoding peptidyl-prolyl cis-trans isomerase Pin1-like yields MNGEMASVAAGKEMARASYIRIKHEEERRGPEGRVFSATRAPMSPHVDQILAGRASFADLAAQHSGCSFARRGGNLEPIDLQKMT; encoded by the exons ATGAATGGAGAGATGGCGTCTGTGGCGGCGGGGAAGGAGATGGCGCGGGCGTCCTACATCCGGATCAAGCACGAGGAGGAGCGGCGAGGGCCCGAGGGCCGGGTCTTCTCGGCCACACGGGCGCCGATGTCGCCGCACGTCGACCAGATCCTCGCCGGGCGCGCCTCCTTCGCCGACCTTGCTGCACAGCACTCCGGCTGCTCCTTCGCCCGCCGCGGCGGCAACCTAG AACCAATTGATTTGCAGAAGATGACATGA